One Babylonia areolata isolate BAREFJ2019XMU chromosome 20, ASM4173473v1, whole genome shotgun sequence DNA segment encodes these proteins:
- the LOC143294581 gene encoding uncharacterized protein LOC143294581, which produces MKGHNGQGELIVVELAESEVEKDLGVLIDKGLTFKNHINQATEKANRFLGIIRRSFDFLTPAVFIQLYKSLVRPVLEYGHTAWQPRHKTLCCELEDVQRRATKLIASLKDKPYSERLAALNLPSLEHHRLRGDMIEMYKYTHGLYLTSRPQISCYQGRDTRGHSLKLDKSHCKLNIRSSFFVQRVTATWNSLPDSVVTAPSVSAFKNRLDAHWKELPAKFDPDCYY; this is translated from the coding sequence ATGAAAGGCCATAATGGACAAGGGGAACTGATAGTTGTGGAACTAGCAGAGAGTGAGGTAGAGAAGGACCTTGGCGTCCTGATTGACAAAGGGCTGACCTTCAAGAACCACATCAACCAAGCGACTGAAAAAGCAAACAGATTTCTTGGAATCATCCGAAGATCTTTCGACTTTCTCACCCCCGCAGTCTTCATCCAACTATACAAGTCTCTAGTTCGCCCGGTTCTCGAGTATGGACACACTGCATGGCAACCCCGACACAAGACACTGTGCTGCGAACTAGAGGACGTACAGAGGCGTGCCACCAAGCTCATTGCATCACTGAAGGACAAACCATATTCAGAGCGCCTTGCTGCACTGAACCTGCCCAGTCTTGAGCACCACCGCCTCAGGGGGGACATGATCGAAATGTATAAATACACGCATGGTTTGTACTTGACCAGCCGCCCACAGATCAGTTGCTATCAAGGCAGAGACACAAGAGGGCACAGCCTGAAGTTGGACAAATCACACTGCAAACTCAACATCAGAAGCAGTTTTTTTGTTCAGCGCGTAACCGccacctggaacagcctgccagacagtgtggtcacagccccatcagtcagTGCTTTTAAGAACAGGCTCGACGCACACTGGAAGGAGCTACCTGCAAAATTCGACCCAGATTGCTACTATTAG